The following proteins are co-located in the Piscirickettsia litoralis genome:
- the nuoG gene encoding NADH-quinone oxidoreductase subunit NuoG, with protein sequence MSTVQIEIDGETLEVQQGSMIIEAADEAGIRIPRFCYHKKLSVAANCRMCLIEVENGRKPMPACATPVTDGMKVFTKSPLAIASQKSVMEFLLINHPLDCPICDQGGQCELQDVAMGYGSDSSRYVEGKRSVADKNIGPLISTELTRCIQCTRCVRFGSEIAGMRELGMTGRGEHSEIGTFIEQSVNSEMSGNVIDVCPVGALTAKPSRFSARAWEVRSSKNVAPHDCMGSNIAIHTRRNDVMSVAPCENEDINEVWISDRDRFGYKGLESQERVYKPQVKRNGVWTEVEWQDALNIVAARMHETVKEHGAEELGALASPSSSVEELYLLQKLMRGLGSHNIDHRLREIDFSDQQQAPLYPRFQTSIAEIDEQNAIFVIGSNLHKEVPIAAHRIRKASLRGAKVSALTPVAFDYRFDVNEWAVPLAKWVGALALILKTAAAKASVNISPELTAIVNNAGGDAAQAEVIANQLITGEKASIILGRYALTSPEASVFRALAFELAKVTQAKVLLLTEGANGAGAWLSGAVPHRLVAGHTVDSPGLNTQEMLEQKIKALFLIEHGAKL encoded by the coding sequence ATGTCAACAGTTCAAATTGAAATCGATGGTGAAACACTAGAAGTGCAGCAAGGCTCAATGATTATTGAGGCCGCTGACGAGGCGGGTATTCGCATCCCTCGTTTTTGCTATCATAAAAAATTATCCGTTGCTGCTAACTGCAGAATGTGTTTGATCGAAGTAGAAAATGGTCGTAAACCCATGCCTGCTTGTGCAACACCTGTGACCGACGGCATGAAAGTATTTACTAAATCACCTTTGGCCATTGCCTCGCAAAAATCGGTGATGGAGTTTTTGCTCATTAATCATCCCTTGGATTGCCCGATTTGCGATCAGGGGGGGCAGTGTGAATTACAAGATGTTGCAATGGGTTATGGCAGTGATAGCTCACGTTATGTAGAAGGCAAACGCTCAGTTGCTGACAAAAACATCGGTCCATTAATTTCTACAGAGCTCACCCGTTGTATTCAATGTACTCGCTGCGTGCGTTTTGGTAGTGAAATTGCTGGAATGCGTGAATTGGGTATGACCGGGCGTGGTGAGCACTCTGAGATTGGCACCTTTATTGAGCAAAGTGTGAATTCAGAAATGTCGGGTAATGTGATTGATGTTTGCCCTGTCGGCGCTTTGACTGCTAAACCTTCGCGCTTTAGTGCGCGTGCTTGGGAAGTCAGATCTTCTAAAAACGTTGCTCCTCATGATTGCATGGGCTCAAATATTGCGATCCATACGCGGCGTAATGATGTGATGAGTGTTGCACCGTGTGAAAATGAAGATATTAATGAAGTCTGGATCTCTGACCGTGATCGCTTTGGTTATAAAGGTCTCGAGAGTCAAGAGCGTGTTTATAAACCACAAGTCAAACGCAATGGCGTATGGACAGAAGTTGAATGGCAAGATGCCCTCAATATTGTTGCTGCACGCATGCATGAAACAGTTAAAGAGCATGGTGCTGAAGAGCTAGGCGCACTGGCCTCGCCAAGCTCTTCTGTTGAAGAGTTGTATTTACTACAAAAATTAATGCGTGGTTTAGGCTCGCATAATATTGATCATCGCTTGCGTGAAATTGATTTTTCAGATCAACAGCAAGCGCCTTTATATCCGCGTTTTCAAACTTCTATCGCCGAAATTGACGAGCAAAATGCTATTTTTGTGATTGGCTCGAATCTCCATAAAGAAGTGCCGATTGCAGCACATCGCATCCGTAAAGCATCGCTCAGGGGGGCGAAGGTTTCCGCTCTGACGCCTGTTGCTTTTGATTATCGTTTTGATGTGAATGAGTGGGCGGTGCCTTTAGCAAAATGGGTGGGTGCGCTGGCTTTAATATTAAAAACGGCGGCAGCAAAAGCGTCTGTCAATATCAGCCCGGAATTAACAGCCATTGTTAATAATGCTGGCGGTGATGCTGCACAGGCTGAGGTGATTGCAAATCAGCTTATTACCGGTGAGAAAGCATCGATTATTCTAGGTCGCTATGCCTTAACCTCTCCAGAGGCAAGTGTATTTAGAGCGCTTGCATTTGAGTTAGCAAAAGTGACTCAAGCTAAGGTTCTATTATTGACTGAAGGGGCGAATGGTGCGGGTGCTTGGTTAAGTGGTGCGGTTCCTCATCGTCTTGTTGCTGGACATACGGTGGACTCTCCCGGACTAAATACCCAAGAGATGCTAGAGCAAAAAATTAAAGCTTTATTTCTTATTGAACACGGAGCCAAGCTTTGA
- a CDS encoding NADH-quinone oxidoreductase subunit C has protein sequence MELQELVALIEPRLKEFGVQSKTEFDELTLEVPVNHLLKVSQILRDDNALSFEMLIDVCGIDYLYYGKDEWTTDTATSTGFERAVHQLEAPEKGDGKRFAAVYHLMSIKNNIRLRLKVFPDQNTLILPSVNDIWNSANWFEREAFDMYGLLFDGHPDLRRILTDYGFIGHPFRKDFPLSGYVEMRYDAKDERVVYEPVDIEPRVLVPKVIRHDNRYDASLTAGEK, from the coding sequence ATGGAATTACAAGAACTGGTTGCGCTAATTGAGCCTCGTCTTAAAGAGTTTGGCGTGCAGTCTAAAACTGAATTTGATGAGTTAACACTTGAAGTCCCGGTCAATCACTTATTAAAAGTCTCGCAAATTTTGCGTGATGATAACGCGCTTAGCTTTGAGATGCTGATTGATGTTTGTGGCATAGATTATTTATATTACGGCAAAGATGAGTGGACCACTGATACGGCAACGTCAACCGGGTTTGAGCGTGCTGTTCACCAGCTTGAAGCGCCTGAAAAGGGCGATGGTAAGCGCTTTGCCGCGGTTTATCATTTAATGTCGATTAAAAATAATATCCGTTTGCGCTTAAAAGTGTTTCCTGATCAAAATACACTAATTTTGCCGTCAGTGAATGATATTTGGAACAGTGCCAATTGGTTTGAGCGTGAAGCCTTTGACATGTATGGCTTATTGTTTGATGGCCATCCAGATTTGCGTCGTATATTGACTGATTATGGCTTTATTGGTCACCCGTTTCGTAAAGATTTTCCGCTCAGCGGCTATGTTGAAATGCGTTATGACGCTAAAGATGAGCGTGTTGTTTACGAGCCTGTTGATATTGAACCGCGTGTTTTGGTGCCAAAAGTGATTCGTCATGATAATCGCTATGATGCAAGCTTGACGGCGGGAGAAAAATAA
- the nadC gene encoding carboxylating nicotinate-nucleotide diphosphorylase — translation MRDPINTIISDNVRVALAEDIAGGDITALLIDEQKTASAEVITREPAIISGVRWVNETFFQVDPNIQVQWHVTDGDQVKADQLLFTATGTARNLLTAERTALNFLQTLSATATVTAHYAKILEPYPTKILDTRKTIPGLRVAQKQAVLDGGGTNHRIGLDDAFLIKENHILSCGSIAQAVLSAKKLAPGKPIEVEVESIQELEQALSAQADIIMLDNFDLAMMEQAVKITAKRAKLEASGEMNAETLTAVAKTGVDYISSGSLTKHIQAVNLSMRFKNN, via the coding sequence ATGCGTGATCCCATCAATACCATCATCAGCGATAATGTGCGTGTAGCACTTGCCGAAGATATCGCCGGAGGGGATATTACCGCCTTACTCATCGATGAGCAAAAAACAGCCAGCGCTGAGGTAATTACGCGTGAGCCCGCCATTATTTCCGGGGTACGCTGGGTTAATGAAACTTTTTTCCAAGTCGATCCTAACATCCAAGTTCAGTGGCATGTCACCGATGGTGATCAAGTCAAAGCCGACCAACTTCTTTTCACCGCCACAGGCACAGCTCGCAACCTGCTGACCGCAGAGCGCACCGCACTCAATTTTTTACAAACGCTTTCAGCAACTGCAACGGTAACAGCGCATTACGCTAAAATCCTCGAGCCTTACCCCACTAAAATTTTAGATACTCGCAAGACTATTCCAGGTTTAAGAGTCGCTCAAAAGCAAGCCGTACTTGACGGTGGCGGTACCAATCACCGCATTGGCCTAGACGACGCTTTTTTAATTAAAGAAAACCATATTCTCTCCTGTGGTAGCATTGCTCAAGCGGTATTGAGCGCTAAAAAGCTTGCCCCAGGAAAACCAATTGAAGTTGAGGTTGAGTCCATCCAAGAGTTAGAACAAGCCCTAAGCGCACAAGCCGATATTATTATGCTCGATAACTTTGACCTTGCCATGATGGAACAAGCAGTCAAAATAACAGCGAAACGTGCTAAACTCGAAGCTTCGGGTGAGATGAATGCGGAAACACTCACCGCTGTTGCTAAAACCGGTGTTGATTATATTTCCTCAGGCAGCCTGACTAAACATATTCAAGCGGTTAATTTATCTATGCGCTTTAAAAATAACTAA
- the ndhC gene encoding NADH-quinone oxidoreductase subunit A — translation MLDNYGPILLFLIIGALFGMAPVMASVVAGKFLGLEQKSKAKEDAFECGFAPFEDARMKFDVRFYLVAILFIVFDLEVAFMLPWAVALNKIGWYGFTAMFVFLGLLVVGFIYEWKKGALEWE, via the coding sequence ATGTTAGATAATTATGGTCCGATATTATTGTTCCTGATCATAGGAGCGTTATTTGGTATGGCGCCTGTTATGGCAAGCGTCGTCGCTGGGAAATTCCTTGGCCTAGAACAAAAAAGCAAGGCGAAAGAAGACGCATTTGAATGTGGTTTCGCACCTTTTGAAGATGCGCGTATGAAATTCGATGTGCGATTTTATCTTGTTGCCATTCTTTTTATTGTCTTTGATCTTGAGGTCGCTTTTATGCTGCCTTGGGCGGTGGCACTGAATAAAATAGGCTGGTATGGGTTTACTGCAATGTTCGTATTTCTTGGGCTTCTTGTAGTAGGTTTCATTTACGAGTGGAAGAAAGGGGCGCTTGAATGGGAGTAG
- the nuoF gene encoding NADH-quinone oxidoreductase subunit NuoF yields MSIQENLVCFRSLGLDEPWSLASYESIGGYSVWRRILKEKTPPEEIIEELKTSALRGRGGAGFPTGLKWSFMPRNAAGQKYVVCNSDEGEPGTCHDRDIMRYNPHQLIEGMAIAGYVVGATVGYNYVRGEFIEPIRRCDEALEEARKAGLLGNNILDSGVDFDMFTAHGAGAYICGEETALLNSLEGKKGQPRFKPPFPAGYGLYGRPTNINNTETYASVPVILQHGGQWFLELGKPNNGGCKIFSVSGHVNKPGNYEVPLGTPFKDLLALAGGVRDGNRIKAVIPGGSSSKIVPGDVMLNEVTMDYDSIGKAGSMLGSGAVVVIDETQDMAELLARIAHFYYEESCGQCTPCREGTGWMSRILKRIVSGQGRPEDLEKVVAVAGKIEGHTICGLGDAAAWPVQSYIQKFRHEFEYWIEHKRSIIAA; encoded by the coding sequence ATGAGTATCCAAGAAAATTTAGTCTGCTTTCGCTCGCTTGGTTTGGATGAGCCGTGGAGCTTGGCGAGCTATGAAAGCATCGGTGGTTATTCAGTCTGGCGTCGTATTTTAAAAGAAAAAACACCACCTGAAGAAATTATTGAAGAGTTAAAAACATCGGCCTTGCGGGGGCGTGGTGGTGCAGGGTTTCCGACGGGCTTAAAGTGGAGCTTTATGCCGCGCAATGCCGCGGGTCAAAAATATGTCGTTTGTAATTCAGATGAAGGGGAGCCTGGCACCTGTCATGATAGAGATATCATGCGTTATAACCCGCATCAACTCATCGAAGGCATGGCGATTGCCGGTTATGTCGTTGGTGCAACAGTGGGTTATAACTATGTGCGTGGTGAATTTATTGAGCCGATTAGGCGCTGTGATGAAGCTCTAGAAGAAGCACGTAAAGCCGGTTTGCTCGGCAATAATATTCTAGACTCTGGCGTTGATTTTGATATGTTTACCGCTCACGGTGCTGGGGCTTATATCTGTGGAGAAGAAACGGCGTTATTAAACTCATTGGAAGGCAAGAAAGGCCAGCCGCGTTTTAAACCACCGTTTCCTGCCGGTTACGGCTTGTATGGTCGTCCGACCAATATTAACAATACTGAAACTTATGCATCAGTCCCGGTGATTTTACAACATGGTGGCCAATGGTTCTTAGAACTAGGTAAGCCTAATAATGGTGGTTGCAAGATTTTCAGTGTCTCTGGTCATGTGAATAAGCCGGGTAATTATGAAGTCCCTCTTGGCACACCATTTAAAGATCTGCTTGCGTTAGCCGGTGGGGTGCGTGATGGTAATCGCATTAAAGCGGTGATTCCGGGGGGTAGCTCATCAAAAATTGTCCCAGGGGATGTCATGCTTAATGAGGTCACCATGGATTATGACTCGATTGGCAAAGCTGGCTCGATGCTGGGTTCTGGCGCTGTAGTTGTGATCGATGAAACTCAAGATATGGCTGAATTACTTGCTAGAATTGCCCATTTTTATTATGAAGAATCATGTGGGCAGTGTACGCCCTGTCGTGAGGGAACCGGCTGGATGTCGCGCATTTTAAAGCGGATTGTTTCAGGTCAAGGTCGCCCAGAAGATTTAGAGAAAGTCGTTGCGGTCGCAGGAAAAATTGAAGGCCATACCATTTGTGGTTTGGGAGACGCTGCGGCATGGCCAGTGCAAAGCTATATTCAAAAATTTAGACATGAATTTGAATATTGGATTGAGCATAAACGAAGCATTATTGCTGCGTAG
- the nuoE gene encoding NADH-quinone oxidoreductase subunit NuoE, which yields MSIENGLTTTMREQIDYWLTKFPNDQKQSASLAALMIVQKENDGYLTNELMDAIANYLDMPAIAVYEVATFYSMYEHKPVGRHKICVCTNISCMLNGSDKIVEHLERRLGVKMGGDVTPDGKFSIKEVECLGACVNAPMFQIGDDYHEKLTPESVDQILDNLE from the coding sequence ATGTCCATAGAAAACGGTTTAACAACAACAATGCGTGAGCAGATCGATTATTGGTTGACTAAATTTCCTAATGATCAAAAACAATCAGCATCGCTTGCTGCATTGATGATTGTGCAAAAAGAAAACGACGGCTACTTAACGAATGAGTTGATGGATGCCATCGCGAATTACTTAGACATGCCAGCGATTGCTGTTTATGAGGTCGCAACTTTTTATTCCATGTATGAGCATAAGCCGGTGGGGCGTCATAAGATCTGTGTCTGTACTAATATTTCTTGCATGTTGAACGGCTCAGATAAAATTGTTGAACACCTAGAGCGTCGCTTGGGCGTGAAAATGGGTGGCGATGTGACACCTGATGGTAAATTTAGCATCAAAGAAGTGGAATGTTTAGGAGCGTGTGTGAACGCACCGATGTTCCAAATTGGTGATGATTATCACGAAAAGCTTACGCCTGAAAGTGTTGATCAAATTTTGGATAATCTGGAGTAG
- the ampD gene encoding 1,6-anhydro-N-acetylmuramyl-L-alanine amidase AmpD — MKIDQSGHLDQARYIASPNYNERPQGEKVSLIVIHNISLPAGQFGGSDVESLFTNRLNCSQHESYQDLAELRVSSHFFIRRDGKIIQFVPVNKRAWHAGVSSYLGRENCNDFSVGIELEGTDDLAYEQVQYHVLVELCQALIDALPELSPEHISGHEHIAPGRKTDPGPSFDWAHFNRLLQEGLALEGQNVERVK, encoded by the coding sequence GTGAAGATTGATCAATCGGGTCATTTAGATCAGGCGCGTTATATCGCTAGTCCTAATTACAATGAGCGGCCTCAAGGCGAAAAGGTGAGCTTGATTGTCATTCATAATATCAGCCTGCCGGCAGGACAGTTTGGCGGCTCTGATGTTGAGTCCTTATTTACGAACCGCTTAAACTGTAGTCAGCATGAAAGCTATCAGGATTTAGCGGAATTAAGGGTTTCTAGCCATTTTTTTATTCGTCGGGATGGCAAAATTATTCAGTTTGTTCCCGTGAATAAGCGTGCTTGGCACGCAGGGGTGTCTAGTTATTTAGGTCGGGAAAACTGCAATGATTTTTCTGTCGGTATAGAGCTGGAAGGGACAGATGATCTTGCTTATGAACAGGTTCAATATCACGTTCTAGTCGAATTATGCCAGGCATTAATCGATGCCTTGCCGGAGTTATCACCAGAGCATATTAGCGGCCATGAGCATATAGCACCCGGGCGTAAAACTGACCCTGGACCAAGTTTTGATTGGGCGCATTTTAACCGTTTATTGCAAGAAGGCTTAGCTCTAGAAGGACAAAATGTTGAAAGGGTAAAATAA
- a CDS encoding NuoB/complex I 20 kDa subunit family protein, protein MGVADTILKRDGFVTTSADKLVNWVRTGSMWPVTFGLACCAVEMMQAGASRYDLDRFGVIFRPSPRQSDVMIVAGTLCNKMAPALRRVYDQMAGPKWVISMGSCANGGGYYHYSYSVVRGCDRIVPVDVYVPGCPPTAEALLYGIIQLQNKIRRTNTIARQ, encoded by the coding sequence ATGGGAGTAGCCGATACTATTTTAAAGCGCGATGGCTTTGTTACCACTTCTGCCGATAAGCTGGTTAATTGGGTGCGCACCGGATCAATGTGGCCGGTGACATTCGGTTTGGCGTGTTGCGCGGTAGAAATGATGCAGGCTGGCGCGTCACGTTACGATTTGGATCGCTTTGGTGTAATTTTTCGGCCGAGTCCGCGTCAATCGGATGTGATGATTGTTGCTGGAACCTTATGCAATAAAATGGCACCGGCATTACGCCGTGTTTATGATCAGATGGCAGGGCCTAAATGGGTGATTTCCATGGGGTCTTGCGCGAATGGCGGTGGTTATTACCACTATTCGTATTCTGTGGTTCGGGGGTGTGATCGTATTGTCCCTGTTGATGTGTATGTGCCAGGTTGCCCACCGACCGCAGAGGCTTTGCTCTATGGCATTATTCAACTGCAAAACAAAATTCGTCGCACCAACACCATTGCACGGCAATAA
- the tpiA gene encoding triose-phosphate isomerase: MRQMLVMGNWKMNGCRSELTTLLQGVAQQVKPLSKVGVAVCPSFVYLDAISVMCEGTSVGLGAQDVSLHEQGAYTGEISAAMLKDLGCQYVLVGHSERRSYHAESNESVARKFVAAQTQGLTPVLCIGETLEERQAGKMQDVVSAQVKAVIEHAGVDAFVKSVIAYEPVWAIGTGVAAEPSDVQNAHGFLRSLLNDYGSKLAQNMQILYGGSVKASNATEILSQPDVDGGLVGGASLKVDEFVAICQAANSE; the protein is encoded by the coding sequence ATGCGTCAGATGTTGGTGATGGGGAACTGGAAGATGAACGGCTGTCGTAGTGAATTAACTACGCTATTGCAGGGTGTTGCTCAACAAGTGAAGCCCTTATCTAAGGTTGGTGTTGCTGTTTGTCCATCTTTTGTTTATTTGGATGCGATAAGTGTCATGTGTGAAGGAACCTCTGTAGGTTTAGGTGCGCAAGACGTTAGTCTTCATGAGCAAGGCGCTTATACGGGAGAGATTTCGGCGGCGATGCTTAAGGATTTAGGCTGTCAGTATGTTTTGGTTGGGCACTCAGAGCGTCGCAGTTATCATGCTGAAAGCAATGAAAGTGTTGCGAGAAAATTTGTTGCAGCTCAGACCCAAGGTTTAACGCCTGTGTTATGTATTGGTGAGACGCTTGAAGAGCGTCAGGCTGGAAAAATGCAAGATGTAGTGAGCGCTCAGGTGAAGGCAGTGATAGAGCATGCAGGGGTAGATGCTTTTGTGAAGAGCGTGATTGCTTATGAGCCAGTTTGGGCCATTGGCACAGGGGTTGCGGCAGAGCCGTCTGATGTCCAAAACGCGCATGGCTTCTTGCGCAGTTTATTAAATGATTATGGGTCTAAGCTCGCTCAGAATATGCAAATTTTGTATGGTGGTAGTGTGAAAGCGAGTAATGCTACTGAAATTTTAAGTCAGCCTGATGTAGATGGTGGATTGGTCGGTGGAGCTTCTTTGAAAGTCGACGAATTTGTTGCTATTTGTCAGGCGGCGAATAGTGAATAG
- a CDS encoding thymidine kinase, whose product MAKLYFYYSAMNAGKSTTLLQSSYNYQERGMNTLLFTPQIDNRTSTTEIHSRIGISAEAISFTADDNLYHLTKEQLEQEQIHCVLIDEAQFLSKDQVFQLTEITDKLNIPVLSYGLRSDFLGEPFVGSQYLLAWADVLNEIKTVCHCGRKASMVIRLDEHGNPVKKGAQVEIGGNDKYISMCRKHFKAAIYGEADT is encoded by the coding sequence ATGGCAAAACTTTATTTTTATTACTCAGCGATGAATGCCGGGAAATCAACTACGCTGTTACAATCTAGCTATAACTATCAAGAACGCGGCATGAATACCTTGTTATTTACCCCGCAAATCGATAATCGCACCTCAACAACCGAAATCCATTCACGGATTGGCATCAGTGCAGAAGCAATTTCTTTTACCGCCGATGATAATTTATATCATCTAACCAAAGAGCAACTAGAGCAAGAACAAATACACTGCGTGCTTATTGATGAGGCACAATTTTTAAGTAAAGACCAGGTCTTTCAGCTCACAGAAATTACCGACAAATTAAATATTCCCGTACTCAGCTATGGCCTACGTAGCGATTTTCTTGGCGAACCCTTTGTCGGCAGTCAATATTTACTGGCCTGGGCCGATGTTCTCAATGAAATTAAAACTGTCTGCCATTGTGGCCGCAAAGCTTCGATGGTCATCCGTTTAGACGAGCACGGTAATCCTGTAAAAAAAGGCGCTCAAGTTGAAATCGGTGGCAATGATAAGTATATCTCCATGTGTAGAAAACACTTTAAAGCAGCTATTTATGGTGAAGCCGATACCTGA
- a CDS encoding NADH-quinone oxidoreductase subunit D yields MSEFRNYTINFGPQHPAAHGVLRLILELDGETVVRADPHVGLLHRGTEKLAETKPYNQSIGYMDRLDYVSMMCNEHAYVMAIEKLLGIEAPIRAQYIRVLFSEVTRVLNHLMGIGSTALDLGAMTVFLYAFREREDLMDCYEAASGARMHATYLRPGGVYRDLPDSMPQYEPSRWRNEKEVDKLNQNRQGSLLDFLWDFTERFPSCVDDYETLLTDNRIWKQRTVGITEVSAERAMNLGFSGPMLRACGVEWDLRKKQPYEVYDQLDFDIPVGTKGDCYDRYLVRVEEMRQSNRIMRQCIEWLQKNPGPVMIDDHKIAPPKRAEVKSDMESLIHHFKLFTEGFTCPAGEVYSAVEHPKGEFGIYLVSDGSNKPYRVKIRSSGFAHLAAMDELLRGHMLADVPALIATQDLVFGEVDR; encoded by the coding sequence ATGTCTGAGTTTCGAAATTATACAATTAACTTTGGTCCTCAGCACCCTGCGGCGCATGGCGTTTTACGGCTTATTTTAGAACTCGATGGTGAGACGGTTGTTCGTGCTGATCCACATGTCGGGTTATTGCATCGTGGTACAGAAAAATTGGCTGAGACTAAGCCCTATAACCAAAGTATTGGCTATATGGACCGGCTCGATTATGTCTCGATGATGTGTAATGAACATGCTTATGTGATGGCGATTGAAAAATTACTCGGCATAGAAGCACCCATTCGTGCTCAATATATTCGTGTCTTGTTTTCAGAGGTGACGCGCGTTTTAAATCACTTGATGGGCATCGGCTCAACGGCCCTTGATTTAGGGGCAATGACCGTTTTCTTATATGCATTTCGTGAACGTGAAGATTTGATGGATTGCTATGAAGCGGCTTCAGGTGCACGGATGCATGCGACCTATTTGCGCCCGGGTGGGGTGTATCGTGATTTGCCTGACAGCATGCCACAATATGAGCCCTCGCGTTGGCGCAATGAAAAAGAAGTTGATAAGTTAAATCAAAACCGTCAAGGCTCTTTGCTTGATTTTTTATGGGATTTTACCGAACGTTTTCCATCTTGTGTTGATGATTATGAAACCTTATTAACAGATAACCGGATCTGGAAGCAACGAACGGTCGGTATTACCGAAGTATCTGCTGAACGGGCAATGAACTTAGGTTTTTCAGGACCGATGTTACGAGCATGTGGTGTTGAGTGGGATTTGCGTAAGAAACAGCCTTATGAAGTGTATGATCAACTCGATTTTGATATTCCCGTAGGGACTAAAGGGGATTGTTATGATCGTTATTTGGTGCGAGTTGAGGAAATGCGCCAATCCAATCGTATTATGCGTCAATGCATCGAATGGCTACAGAAAAATCCTGGGCCGGTCATGATCGATGATCATAAAATTGCACCGCCTAAACGCGCTGAAGTCAAAAGTGATATGGAATCATTAATCCATCATTTTAAATTGTTTACTGAAGGCTTTACTTGCCCTGCTGGCGAAGTTTATAGTGCCGTTGAACACCCTAAGGGTGAGTTTGGTATTTATTTGGTTTCTGATGGTTCGAATAAACCTTATCGCGTTAAAATTCGCAGCAGTGGTTTTGCTCACTTAGCGGCTATGGATGAGTTGCTGCGTGGCCATATGTTGGCTGATGTCCCTGCTTTAATTGCAACACAAGACCTGGTATTTGGAGAGGTTGACCGCTAA
- a CDS encoding DUF423 domain-containing protein, whose product MSVRFAQKTIGLGALGMMVSVILGAVGAHVLAGILTGKWLQVYQIAVEYQIYHSLGLILSGLLILYYPSCKALVAVALLMMLGIILFSGSLYLLVIFHYSWLGIFTPFGGVCWIVAWGMLAWILIRYRLHHK is encoded by the coding sequence ATGTCAGTTCGTTTTGCGCAAAAAACAATAGGCTTGGGAGCACTCGGCATGATGGTCAGTGTCATCCTTGGTGCTGTTGGTGCGCATGTATTAGCAGGTATTTTAACGGGAAAATGGCTGCAGGTTTATCAAATTGCCGTTGAGTACCAAATTTATCACAGTTTAGGTTTGATATTATCTGGTTTACTAATTCTGTATTACCCAAGCTGTAAGGCGCTGGTAGCGGTTGCGTTATTAATGATGCTGGGCATTATTTTATTTTCTGGCAGTTTATATCTATTGGTTATTTTTCATTATTCATGGTTAGGGATTTTCACACCCTTTGGTGGGGTGTGCTGGATTGTTGCCTGGGGGATGTTAGCTTGGATTTTGATCAGGTATCGGCTTCACCATAAATAG
- the secG gene encoding preprotein translocase subunit SecG: MEQVLLILLIVAAVAMVVLILMQQGKGATAGASFGAGASQTVFGSAGAASFLVKATAMCAVAFFVICLVLGRMAAQQGQLSAAPVAKTTAAPAAALQEATTGQAATAEKSNTENNASSTKK, encoded by the coding sequence ATGGAACAAGTGTTATTGATCTTACTGATTGTTGCAGCGGTTGCAATGGTTGTGTTGATACTCATGCAGCAAGGCAAGGGTGCAACAGCAGGTGCGTCTTTTGGTGCCGGAGCATCGCAGACTGTTTTTGGTAGTGCAGGGGCTGCATCTTTTTTAGTGAAAGCAACGGCAATGTGTGCAGTGGCTTTCTTTGTGATTTGTTTGGTGCTTGGGCGTATGGCAGCTCAACAAGGTCAGTTATCGGCAGCGCCTGTGGCTAAGACGACGGCAGCCCCTGCAGCAGCGCTACAAGAGGCAACAACTGGGCAGGCTGCAACAGCTGAGAAAAGTAATACTGAAAACAATGCGAGTAGTACAAAAAAATAA